In Deinococcus maricopensis DSM 21211, one genomic interval encodes:
- a CDS encoding ZIP family metal transporter codes for MPGFLNAGLWGLLGGAALILGALAGLYLKLSKRVISSVMAVGAGVLVSAVAFDLMDEAFHEGGFDAAAIGLTLGAVVYFVADLLVNRAGAHHRKRSQDQQDTSAEGGSAIFLGALLDGIPESLAIGVSLLGGAGVSWVFVAAVFLSNVPEGLSGAAGMRRAGRSTRYVLGLWIAVMIASGVAAALGYVLLRGVDPDIIAGIQAFAAGAVLAMLASTMMPEAYEEGGPLVGLLTALGFLLAFVLGKLD; via the coding sequence ATGCCAGGATTCCTGAACGCCGGCCTGTGGGGCCTGCTGGGCGGCGCGGCCCTTATCCTCGGCGCGCTCGCGGGCCTGTACCTGAAGCTCAGCAAACGCGTGATCTCCTCGGTCATGGCGGTCGGCGCGGGCGTCTTGGTGTCCGCCGTCGCGTTCGACCTGATGGACGAGGCCTTCCACGAGGGCGGCTTCGACGCGGCCGCCATCGGTCTCACGCTCGGCGCGGTCGTGTACTTCGTCGCGGACCTCCTCGTGAACCGCGCGGGCGCTCACCACCGCAAACGCTCCCAGGACCAGCAGGACACCAGCGCGGAGGGCGGCTCCGCCATCTTCCTCGGGGCGCTCCTGGACGGCATTCCTGAATCGCTCGCCATCGGCGTGAGCCTGCTGGGCGGCGCGGGCGTCAGCTGGGTGTTCGTGGCCGCCGTGTTCCTCAGCAACGTCCCCGAGGGCCTCAGCGGCGCGGCCGGGATGCGCCGCGCCGGACGCTCGACCCGCTACGTCCTGGGACTGTGGATCGCCGTGATGATCGCGTCCGGCGTGGCCGCCGCCCTCGGGTACGTGCTGCTGCGCGGCGTGGACCCTGACATCATCGCGGGCATTCAGGCGTTCGCGGCGGGCGCCGTGCTCGCCATGCTGGCGAGCACCATGATGCCCGAGGCGTACGAGGAGGGCGGCCCGCTGGTCGGGCTGCTCACGGCCCTCGGGTTCCTGCTGGCATTCGTGCTCGGCAAGCTCGATTGA
- a CDS encoding DUF402 domain-containing protein — protein sequence MAAHPVKTERHDTVRYEHHTNTGTRRVSIYRETPGGLYVARPFMNHPRIRHWQAHLLPDLGVQVCRYDFHGEREHDYYLDVATITRDGHVWTVRDYYLDITVWDGLAANILDTDELNAAHDEGLLGAREYAQAVGSAHRTLNALAAHGYRVNDWLAGHGLTLHWDAETANA from the coding sequence ATGGCGGCCCACCCCGTGAAAACCGAGCGGCACGACACGGTCCGGTACGAACACCACACCAACACCGGCACCCGCCGCGTGAGCATCTACCGTGAAACGCCCGGCGGCCTGTACGTCGCCCGGCCGTTCATGAACCACCCCCGCATCCGGCACTGGCAGGCGCACCTGCTGCCCGACCTGGGCGTTCAGGTGTGCCGCTACGACTTCCACGGCGAACGCGAACACGACTACTACCTGGACGTCGCCACCATCACCCGCGACGGGCACGTCTGGACCGTCCGCGACTACTACCTCGACATCACCGTCTGGGACGGCCTGGCCGCCAACATCCTCGACACCGACGAACTGAACGCCGCGCACGACGAAGGGCTCCTGGGCGCGCGCGAGTACGCGCAGGCGGTCGGCAGCGCCCACCGCACCCTCAACGCTCTCGCCGCGCACGGCTACCGCGTGAACGACTGGCTCGCCGGGCACGGCCTGACCCTCCACTGGGACGCCGAAACCGCCAACGCCTGA
- a CDS encoding alpha/beta fold hydrolase — protein sequence MTTLTSALAAAPTPTFRTVPCPADVRADRCGFVRVPEDHAQPGNGRTLDVFVAVKRGTQSAGRNAPLFYLEGGPGAPSSLSVGPLGQVFPAFDVVGIDQRGVGHSTPSLACPEVNTLMNASGGGVQSSEATNAQFTATLKACGARLRASGIRLEAFNTTQAAQDVDTVRRALGYGPVNLYGASYGTRLGQEVLRRAPGAVRAAVLDSVIPTTLDRVARSAESIQAALSRVFAACAADAACAAKYPNLEGTYRAVLKQLDARPLTLRVKGEDGPLDAQGFQALLLGSMYFTPGLEELPALIVAARDGDAARIQASFSVQFLETVVDTLTWGAFFSNECAGEVAYSTPERLRAALKAAPEFAGALNSGPGISSESIFDVCRAWGLAKPAPGENDAVVSSVPTLLLAGEFDPVTPAAWLPEAARGLQAAQTLVVRGAGHGSGLTSAAGYEAVVKFFLNPTAKLTVPAASTGKLNFR from the coding sequence GTGACGACGCTGACCAGCGCCCTCGCGGCGGCGCCCACCCCGACGTTCCGGACGGTGCCGTGCCCGGCGGACGTGCGCGCGGACCGTTGTGGGTTCGTGCGCGTTCCCGAGGATCACGCGCAGCCCGGGAATGGGCGGACACTCGACGTGTTCGTCGCCGTGAAGCGGGGGACGCAGTCGGCGGGCCGCAACGCGCCGCTGTTCTACCTGGAGGGCGGTCCGGGCGCGCCCAGCAGCCTTTCTGTCGGGCCGCTCGGGCAGGTGTTCCCGGCGTTCGACGTGGTCGGCATCGATCAGCGGGGCGTGGGGCACAGCACGCCGTCTCTCGCGTGCCCGGAAGTGAACACCCTGATGAACGCCTCCGGCGGGGGCGTGCAGTCGAGTGAGGCCACGAACGCGCAGTTCACGGCGACCCTCAAGGCGTGCGGTGCGCGCCTGCGCGCCAGCGGCATTCGCCTGGAGGCGTTCAACACCACGCAGGCCGCGCAGGACGTGGACACCGTGCGGCGCGCGCTCGGGTACGGCCCGGTGAACCTGTACGGCGCGTCGTACGGGACGCGTCTGGGGCAGGAGGTGCTGCGGCGCGCACCCGGCGCGGTGCGCGCCGCCGTGCTCGACAGCGTCATCCCGACGACGCTGGACCGCGTGGCGCGCAGCGCCGAGAGCATCCAGGCGGCCCTGTCGCGCGTGTTCGCGGCGTGCGCCGCGGACGCCGCCTGCGCCGCGAAGTACCCGAACTTGGAGGGCACGTACCGCGCCGTCCTGAAGCAGCTGGACGCCCGCCCTCTGACGCTCAGGGTCAAGGGCGAGGACGGCCCGCTGGACGCGCAGGGCTTCCAGGCGCTGCTGCTCGGCTCGATGTACTTCACGCCTGGCCTGGAGGAGCTCCCGGCCCTGATCGTCGCGGCGCGCGACGGGGACGCCGCGCGCATTCAGGCGTCGTTCTCGGTGCAGTTCCTCGAAACTGTCGTGGACACGCTGACGTGGGGGGCGTTCTTCTCGAACGAGTGCGCGGGCGAGGTGGCGTACAGCACGCCGGAACGGCTGCGCGCCGCGCTGAAGGCCGCGCCGGAGTTCGCGGGCGCGCTGAACAGCGGTCCTGGCATCAGCAGCGAAAGCATCTTCGACGTGTGCCGCGCGTGGGGCCTCGCGAAGCCCGCGCCCGGCGAGAACGACGCGGTCGTGTCGAGCGTGCCGACGCTGCTGCTCGCCGGGGAGTTCGACCCGGTGACGCCCGCCGCGTGGCTGCCCGAGGCGGCGCGCGGCCTTCAGGCCGCGCAGACGCTCGTGGTGCGCGGCGCCGGGCACGGCTCGGGCCTCACGAGCGCCGCCGGGTACGAGGCCGTCGTGAAGTTCTTCCTGAACCCCACCGCGAAACTGACGGTGCCCGCGGCGAGCACCGGGAAGCTGAACTTCCGGTGA
- a CDS encoding response regulator: MIRVLIVEDDADIARLHWAFVERTPGFKVVGRAESVAVAEAMVTALHPDLLLLDVYLPDGRGLDVLRALRARGSHVDSILVTAANDLGNVQDALAAGAVDYLVKPVEPARLQVALGRARERADARRQATLGQARLDALFGAPPSAPPGLDAETLARVRAALMDGAARTAAEVGAAVQLSRVTAWRYLEHLVEGGELVMDTERAPVGRPTKRYRRA; the protein is encoded by the coding sequence ATGATTCGTGTGCTGATCGTGGAGGACGACGCGGACATCGCGCGGCTGCACTGGGCGTTCGTGGAACGCACGCCGGGCTTCAAGGTGGTGGGGCGCGCGGAGAGCGTCGCCGTGGCGGAGGCGATGGTGACGGCGCTGCACCCGGACCTGCTGCTGCTGGACGTGTACCTGCCGGATGGTCGGGGCCTGGACGTGCTGCGCGCGCTGCGGGCGCGGGGCAGCCACGTGGACAGCATCCTGGTGACAGCCGCGAACGACCTGGGAAACGTGCAGGACGCGCTCGCGGCGGGCGCGGTGGATTACCTCGTGAAACCGGTGGAACCGGCGCGGCTGCAGGTGGCGCTCGGGCGGGCGCGGGAACGGGCGGACGCGCGGCGTCAGGCGACACTGGGGCAGGCGCGGCTGGACGCGCTGTTCGGCGCGCCGCCGTCCGCCCCGCCGGGCCTGGACGCTGAGACGCTCGCGCGCGTCCGCGCGGCCCTCATGGACGGCGCGGCGCGCACGGCCGCGGAGGTGGGCGCGGCCGTGCAGCTCAGCCGCGTGACGGCGTGGCGCTACCTGGAGCACCTCGTGGAGGGTGGGGAGCTGGTCATGGACACGGAGCGGGCCCCCGTGGGGCGCCCCACGAAACGTTACCGCCGGGCCTGA
- a CDS encoding U32 family peptidase, with translation MARERVKPEVMSPVGGWPQLRAAVEAGADAVFFGLDAFHARAKVGFSTEELPDIMRALHERGVMGFVTFNVLIFDRELRDAERQIIRMAEAGVDALIVQDAGVAKLAHEICPDLHIHGSTQMSITSAEGAELARRFGANRVVLGRELSLRDIERIANTTDMELETFVHGALCVSYSGQCFSSEAWGGRSANRGQCAQACRLPYDLLVDGVHRDLGDARYLLSPGDLYALHQVPDLVRIGVNCLKIEGRYKDAEFVGLTTQAYRKAVDEAWADQPLSVTPSEERDLEQAYSRGLGPHFMSGTNHQTVVRGRAPRHRGVRVGTVTEVTRQGVKVDLAGIPVKPGDGLVFDAADWRSPGEKEEGGFLYEVFTPGGKVEEAASGTVELRFGRGAVNGSRIRPGDWVWRTHDPTLAARVKPLVDAADPIYTRPIQMHFTGAVGENPTLSVQDEHWNTVIITGAVPVQSARNRAMDEASLRDQLGKLGGTPYHLEDFTADLTGAGFLPLGELNALRREAVRQLTEARGQAPERRIHPKLDEALRAQATPAPAATTDAPRLHLLVRTPEQLDAAIEARPASITLDYLELYGLKPSVERVREAGIPVRVASPRILKPTEQNLKKFLLGLNASILVRSGGLLEDLQKAGNRPELTGDFSLNTANVLTARELLHLGLNRVTPTHDLNAAQVEELAGLVGADRLEVIAYQHLPVFHTEHCVFCRFLSDGTDYTTCGHPCESHRVQLRDEKGRAHPVMADVGCRNTVFEGRAQTATRHLDAWLTAGLRDLRLEFVHESADDVRAVVAAFRAFLNTDIGMPELDARLAAVNDAQGVTEGSLFVPADFDTLPQLTIA, from the coding sequence ATGGCGCGTGAACGAGTGAAACCTGAAGTCATGAGTCCGGTCGGCGGCTGGCCGCAACTGCGAGCGGCGGTGGAAGCCGGCGCGGACGCCGTGTTCTTCGGCCTCGACGCTTTCCACGCCCGCGCGAAGGTCGGCTTCTCCACCGAAGAACTCCCCGACATCATGCGGGCCCTGCACGAACGCGGCGTGATGGGCTTCGTGACCTTCAACGTCCTGATCTTCGACCGCGAACTCCGCGACGCGGAACGGCAGATCATCCGCATGGCCGAAGCGGGCGTGGACGCCCTGATCGTGCAGGACGCCGGCGTCGCGAAACTCGCGCATGAGATCTGCCCGGACCTGCACATCCACGGCAGCACCCAGATGAGCATCACCAGTGCCGAAGGGGCGGAACTCGCGCGGCGCTTCGGCGCGAACCGTGTCGTGCTCGGCCGCGAACTGAGCCTGCGCGACATCGAACGCATCGCGAACACCACCGACATGGAGCTCGAAACGTTCGTGCACGGCGCGCTGTGCGTCAGCTACAGCGGGCAGTGCTTCAGCAGCGAGGCGTGGGGCGGGCGCAGCGCGAACCGCGGGCAGTGCGCGCAGGCCTGCCGCCTCCCGTACGACCTGCTGGTGGACGGCGTGCACCGCGACCTCGGCGACGCCCGCTACCTGCTGTCCCCCGGCGACCTGTACGCCCTGCACCAGGTGCCGGACCTCGTGCGCATCGGCGTGAACTGCCTCAAGATCGAGGGCCGCTACAAGGACGCCGAGTTCGTGGGTCTCACCACGCAGGCGTACCGCAAGGCCGTCGATGAGGCGTGGGCGGACCAGCCGCTCAGCGTCACCCCCAGCGAGGAGCGCGACCTGGAGCAGGCGTACTCGCGCGGGCTCGGGCCGCACTTCATGAGCGGCACGAACCACCAGACCGTCGTGCGCGGCCGCGCGCCCCGCCACCGCGGCGTGCGCGTCGGCACGGTCACCGAGGTGACCCGCCAGGGCGTGAAGGTGGACCTCGCCGGCATTCCCGTGAAGCCCGGTGACGGCCTCGTGTTCGACGCTGCCGACTGGCGCAGCCCCGGCGAAAAAGAAGAGGGCGGGTTCCTGTACGAGGTGTTCACCCCGGGCGGCAAGGTTGAGGAGGCCGCGAGCGGCACGGTTGAGTTGCGCTTCGGGCGCGGCGCCGTGAACGGCAGTCGCATCCGCCCCGGCGACTGGGTGTGGCGCACGCACGACCCTACCCTCGCCGCGCGCGTGAAACCCCTCGTGGACGCCGCCGACCCCATCTACACGCGCCCCATCCAGATGCACTTCACGGGCGCGGTAGGGGAGAACCCCACCCTCAGCGTGCAGGACGAACACTGGAACACCGTCATCATCACCGGCGCGGTGCCCGTGCAGAGCGCCCGCAACCGCGCCATGGACGAAGCGAGCCTGCGCGACCAGCTCGGCAAGCTCGGCGGCACCCCCTATCACCTCGAGGACTTCACCGCCGACCTGACCGGCGCCGGCTTCCTGCCGCTCGGCGAACTGAACGCCCTGCGCCGCGAGGCCGTCCGGCAGCTCACCGAGGCGCGCGGGCAGGCCCCGGAGCGCCGCATCCACCCCAAACTCGACGAGGCCCTGCGCGCCCAGGCCACGCCCGCTCCCGCCGCGACCACGGACGCCCCCCGCCTGCACCTGCTCGTCCGCACGCCCGAACAGCTGGACGCCGCCATCGAGGCGCGCCCGGCCAGCATCACCCTCGACTACCTCGAACTGTACGGCCTGAAACCCAGCGTCGAGCGCGTCCGCGAGGCGGGCATTCCCGTGCGCGTCGCCAGCCCGCGCATCCTGAAACCCACCGAGCAGAACCTCAAGAAGTTCCTGCTCGGCCTGAACGCCAGCATCCTCGTGCGCAGCGGCGGCCTGCTCGAAGACCTGCAGAAAGCCGGCAACCGCCCGGAGCTCACCGGCGACTTCAGCCTGAACACCGCCAACGTCCTCACCGCCCGCGAACTGCTCCACCTCGGCCTGAACCGCGTGACCCCCACCCACGACCTGAACGCCGCGCAGGTCGAGGAACTCGCCGGGCTGGTCGGCGCGGACCGCCTGGAAGTCATCGCGTACCAGCACCTCCCGGTGTTCCACACCGAGCACTGCGTGTTCTGCCGCTTCCTGTCCGACGGCACCGACTACACCACCTGCGGGCACCCCTGCGAAAGCCACCGCGTGCAACTCCGCGACGAAAAAGGTCGCGCGCATCCCGTCATGGCCGACGTCGGCTGCCGCAACACCGTGTTCGAGGGGCGCGCGCAGACTGCCACGCGGCACCTCGACGCGTGGCTCACCGCGGGCCTGCGCGACCTGCGCCTCGAATTCGTGCACGAAAGTGCGGACGATGTGCGCGCCGTAGTCGCCGCCTTCCGCGCGTTCCTGAACACCGACATCGGCATGCCGGAACTCGACGCGCGCCTCGCCGCCGTCAACGACGCGCAGGGCGTCACCGAAGGCAGCCTGTTCGTGCCCGCCGACTTCGACACCCTCCCGCAGCTCACCATCGCCTGA
- a CDS encoding ABC transporter ATP-binding protein, protein MIEVQHYHKQFGRHTAVRDLSFTVRPGELFGLLGPNGAGKTTTIRAIVGLTRPTSGTVRVAGHDVWRDPERAKRSFGYIPDRPYLYGKLTGRELLRFIADLHRLDPAQADRDIERWLDFFALEHFGNELTETYSHGMRQKLTIITALLPEPPVLIVDEPMVGLDPKAAKQVRELFQDYADRGRTVLLTTHSLPLAEAVAGRICVLDRGRVLGLGTLDELRNQTGTHAGGVDGDSLERIFFRLVEEEAAERERARAEADT, encoded by the coding sequence GTGATCGAGGTCCAGCACTACCACAAGCAGTTCGGCCGCCACACCGCCGTGCGCGACCTCAGCTTCACCGTCCGCCCCGGCGAACTGTTCGGCCTGCTCGGCCCCAACGGCGCCGGCAAGACCACCACCATCCGCGCCATCGTCGGCCTCACCCGCCCCACCAGCGGCACCGTCCGCGTCGCCGGGCACGACGTCTGGCGCGACCCGGAGCGCGCCAAACGCAGCTTCGGGTACATCCCCGACCGCCCCTACCTGTACGGCAAACTCACTGGCCGTGAACTCCTGCGCTTCATCGCCGACCTGCACCGCCTCGACCCCGCCCAGGCCGACCGCGACATCGAACGCTGGCTGGACTTCTTCGCCCTCGAGCACTTCGGCAACGAACTCACCGAAACGTACTCGCACGGCATGCGCCAGAAACTCACCATCATCACCGCTCTGCTGCCCGAACCCCCCGTCCTGATCGTCGACGAACCCATGGTCGGCCTTGACCCCAAAGCCGCGAAGCAGGTCCGCGAACTCTTCCAGGACTACGCCGACCGCGGCCGGACCGTCCTGCTCACCACCCACAGCCTCCCCCTCGCCGAAGCCGTCGCCGGGCGCATCTGCGTGCTCGACCGAGGCCGCGTCCTCGGCCTCGGCACCCTCGACGAACTCCGCAACCAGACCGGCACGCACGCCGGCGGCGTCGACGGCGACAGCCTGGAACGCATCTTCTTCCGCCTCGTGGAGGAGGAAGCCGCCGAGCGCGAACGCGCGCGCGCCGAGGCGGACACGTGA
- a CDS encoding PaaI family thioesterase, which yields MTTERTRTFTWDDPTIGATAARHLSGLDYLRGMARGDYPPPPIARALDFSLLTEDDIQDGRVTFRMTPQEYHYNPIGSVHGGVYATLLDSALGCAIHTKLHAGVGYTTVDLAVKYLRPLLVGTPQVMAVAEVISVSRQVATAEARLVDERGKLYAHATTTCLILRPDRA from the coding sequence ATGACCACCGAACGCACCCGCACCTTCACCTGGGACGACCCCACCATCGGCGCGACCGCCGCACGTCACCTCAGCGGCCTCGACTACCTGCGCGGCATGGCCCGAGGCGACTACCCACCCCCACCCATCGCCCGCGCCCTCGACTTCAGCCTCCTGACCGAGGACGACATCCAGGACGGCCGCGTCACGTTCCGCATGACGCCCCAGGAGTACCACTACAACCCCATCGGCAGCGTCCACGGCGGCGTGTACGCCACCCTGCTCGACTCCGCGCTCGGCTGCGCCATCCACACCAAACTCCACGCGGGCGTCGGCTACACCACCGTCGACCTCGCCGTGAAGTACCTGCGGCCCCTGCTGGTCGGCACGCCGCAGGTCATGGCGGTCGCGGAGGTGATCAGCGTGTCCCGGCAGGTCGCCACCGCCGAGGCGCGCCTCGTGGACGAGCGCGGCAAGCTGTACGCGCACGCCACCACCACCTGCCTGATCCTGCGCCCGGACCGCGCCTGA
- a CDS encoding GNAT family N-acetyltransferase, giving the protein MTAPVTAALTPPATLTTDRLRLVPLGPEHLDDVMAALQHEEFQRLTGTHAHFRRADVERHLARVAAADDRADWAILRADDSAYLGEVVLNSLDAPNRSMNFRIALSGPDVVGRGYGTEATRAVVQYAFDVVRLHRLSLGVYAFNPRARRTYENCGFVHEGTERHALHWEGAWVDQHLMGMLATDPRA; this is encoded by the coding sequence ATGACTGCGCCCGTTACGGCGGCCCTCACCCCGCCCGCCACCCTCACCACCGACCGTCTGCGCCTCGTACCGCTCGGCCCTGAGCACCTCGACGACGTCATGGCCGCGCTGCAGCACGAAGAGTTCCAGCGGCTGACCGGCACGCACGCGCACTTCAGGCGCGCCGACGTGGAACGCCACCTCGCGCGCGTCGCCGCCGCGGACGACCGCGCGGACTGGGCGATCCTGCGCGCCGACGACAGCGCGTACCTCGGCGAGGTCGTCCTGAACAGCCTGGACGCCCCGAACCGCAGCATGAATTTCCGCATTGCCCTGAGCGGCCCGGACGTCGTCGGCCGCGGGTACGGCACGGAGGCGACGCGCGCGGTCGTGCAGTACGCGTTTGACGTGGTGCGCCTGCACCGCCTCAGCCTCGGCGTGTACGCCTTCAACCCGCGCGCGCGCCGCACCTACGAGAACTGCGGGTTCGTGCACGAGGGCACCGAACGGCACGCGCTGCACTGGGAGGGCGCCTGGGTGGATCAGCACCTCATGGGGATGCTGGCCACCGACCCGCGCGCCTGA
- a CDS encoding dicarboxylate/amino acid:cation symporter, with the protein MPRLFRSLYVQVLIAIALGILLGHFAPKLGEGLKPLGDGFIKLIKMLISPIIFATVVSGIAHMRDTKKIGRVGGKALIYFEVVTTAALLIGLLVVNVLQPGRGMNIDPASLDTSGITKYTEAAGEQSVADFVLHVIPDTFVSAFTSGDLLQVLLVAILFGFALTRLGELGERLLRGIDAINTAVFTVLGFVMRLAPIGAFGAMAFTIGKYGVGSLQQLAALMIAFYLTCVLFIVVVLGSIARAAGFNLFRFIRYIKEELLLVLGTSSSESALPRLITKLEDAGAARPVVGLVVPAGYSFNLDGTSIYLTMAAVFIAQATNTPLTLSHQLGLILILLLTSKGAAGVTGSGFITLAATLAAVGTVPVAGLALILGIDRFMSEARALTNFIGNGVAALVIARSEGALDDARLQAALSGHPQPGRLSAAEQAGEDRALSAD; encoded by the coding sequence ATGCCCCGACTCTTCCGCAGCTTGTACGTTCAGGTGCTGATCGCCATCGCGCTCGGCATTCTGCTCGGGCACTTCGCTCCGAAACTTGGCGAGGGCCTCAAACCCCTCGGCGACGGGTTCATCAAGCTGATCAAGATGCTGATCAGCCCCATTATCTTCGCGACGGTCGTCAGCGGCATCGCGCACATGCGCGACACGAAAAAGATCGGCCGGGTCGGCGGCAAGGCCCTGATCTATTTCGAGGTGGTCACCACCGCCGCGCTGCTCATCGGTCTGCTCGTCGTGAACGTCCTGCAGCCCGGGCGCGGCATGAACATCGACCCAGCGTCGCTCGACACCAGCGGCATCACCAAGTACACCGAGGCCGCCGGCGAGCAGAGCGTCGCGGACTTCGTGCTGCACGTCATCCCGGACACGTTCGTCAGCGCGTTCACGTCCGGGGACCTGCTGCAGGTCCTGCTGGTCGCCATCCTGTTCGGGTTCGCGCTCACGCGCCTCGGCGAGCTCGGTGAACGCCTCCTGCGCGGCATCGACGCCATCAACACGGCGGTCTTCACGGTCCTCGGGTTCGTGATGCGTCTCGCGCCCATCGGCGCGTTCGGCGCGATGGCCTTCACCATCGGGAAGTACGGCGTGGGGTCGTTGCAGCAGCTCGCGGCGCTGATGATCGCCTTCTACCTCACGTGCGTGCTGTTCATCGTGGTGGTGCTCGGCAGCATCGCGCGCGCCGCCGGGTTCAACCTGTTCCGGTTCATCCGCTACATCAAGGAAGAATTGCTGCTGGTGCTCGGCACCAGCAGCAGCGAGAGCGCCCTGCCGCGTCTCATCACGAAGCTCGAGGACGCCGGCGCCGCCCGGCCCGTCGTGGGCCTCGTCGTGCCCGCCGGGTATTCCTTCAACCTGGACGGCACCAGCATCTACCTCACTATGGCGGCGGTGTTCATCGCGCAGGCCACGAACACGCCCCTGACGCTCAGCCACCAGCTGGGCCTGATCCTGATTCTGCTGCTCACCAGCAAGGGCGCCGCGGGCGTCACGGGCAGCGGCTTCATCACGCTCGCGGCGACGCTCGCGGCGGTCGGCACGGTGCCCGTGGCGGGCCTCGCGCTGATTCTCGGGATCGACCGGTTCATGAGCGAGGCGCGCGCCCTGACGAACTTCATCGGGAACGGCGTGGCCGCGCTCGTCATCGCCCGCAGCGAGGGCGCCCTGGACGACGCGCGCCTGCAGGCCGCGCTGAGCGGCCACCCGCAGCCCGGCCGCCTGAGCGCCGCCGAGCAGGCCGGTGAGGACCGCGCGCTGTCCGCCGACTGA
- a CDS encoding ATP-binding protein yields MSPSRRPFASEVVLPAPARRWRVQTRAFAWLLAFFVAAAAPLAWVASATLQASIHRGYAERALRESQVVAAQAVVRAALTDGVHVVARVNPLANALRTQLGADYVVVTDVRGVRVAHPEADRLGERMVGGDFTSFRAGRSVTETVLGTLGMSVRAKVPVWSADGRVVGLASVGFLLPRLRDVFWDVVRAGAPWYAGIMVLALLGAHALSLGVRREMFGLEPEQIASVAVQYRTVLHALEEGVVVLRGDMVHYLNPQAAQLVGGPPGALPVPLAALLPDVDVRAWRHGAHDNVPLSVRGVPVLANVRVAPDGARVVTLRDHARVRALADELTQAQRYAELLRAQTHEFTNRLHTLAGLLHLGEVDAALSLIYERERRQSARRDAVVPLRHLHLMALLLGKFERAEELGVTLTLDPLSALPEGVDAATLDAVELAVGNLVQNAFDATLGVHGARVRLLVAADPEGVQVEVQDNGPGVPPTVQAHLGTRGVSSKGAGRGVGLALVRDRAAALGGTLAYDRRAGMTVFTLTLPFREDA; encoded by the coding sequence ATGTCCCCCAGTCGGCGTCCGTTCGCGTCGGAAGTGGTGCTGCCCGCGCCCGCGCGGCGCTGGCGCGTGCAGACGCGCGCATTCGCGTGGCTGCTGGCGTTCTTCGTGGCGGCGGCCGCGCCGCTCGCGTGGGTGGCGAGCGCGACGCTGCAGGCGAGCATCCACCGGGGGTACGCGGAGCGGGCGCTGCGGGAGTCGCAGGTGGTGGCAGCGCAGGCGGTCGTGCGCGCGGCCCTCACGGACGGCGTGCACGTGGTCGCGCGCGTGAACCCGCTCGCGAACGCGCTCCGCACGCAGCTCGGCGCGGACTACGTGGTCGTCACGGACGTGCGGGGCGTGCGGGTCGCGCACCCGGAAGCGGACCGCCTCGGGGAACGCATGGTGGGCGGGGACTTCACGAGCTTCCGCGCGGGCCGCAGCGTGACCGAGACGGTCCTCGGCACGCTCGGCATGTCCGTGCGCGCGAAGGTGCCGGTGTGGAGCGCGGACGGACGCGTCGTGGGCCTGGCGAGCGTGGGGTTCCTGCTGCCGCGGCTGCGGGACGTGTTCTGGGACGTCGTGCGGGCGGGCGCGCCGTGGTACGCGGGCATCATGGTGCTGGCGCTGCTGGGCGCGCACGCGCTGAGCCTGGGAGTGCGCCGCGAGATGTTCGGGCTGGAACCGGAGCAGATCGCCAGCGTCGCCGTGCAGTACCGCACCGTCCTGCACGCGCTGGAGGAGGGCGTGGTGGTGCTGCGCGGCGACATGGTGCATTACCTGAACCCGCAAGCGGCGCAGCTGGTGGGCGGCCCGCCGGGGGCGCTGCCGGTGCCGCTCGCGGCGCTGTTGCCGGACGTGGACGTGCGCGCGTGGCGGCACGGCGCGCACGACAACGTGCCGCTGAGCGTGCGGGGCGTGCCGGTCCTCGCGAACGTGCGCGTCGCGCCGGACGGCGCGCGCGTGGTGACGCTGCGGGACCACGCGCGCGTGCGGGCGCTCGCGGATGAGCTGACGCAGGCGCAGCGGTACGCGGAACTGCTGCGCGCGCAGACGCACGAGTTCACGAACCGCCTGCATACCCTCGCGGGCCTGCTGCACCTCGGGGAGGTGGACGCGGCCCTGAGCCTGATCTACGAGCGGGAGCGGCGGCAGTCTGCGCGACGCGACGCGGTGGTGCCGCTCCGGCACCTGCACCTGATGGCGCTGCTGCTCGGGAAGTTCGAGCGGGCCGAGGAGCTGGGCGTGACGCTCACGCTCGATCCGCTGTCGGCGCTGCCGGAGGGCGTGGACGCCGCGACGCTGGACGCCGTGGAGCTGGCCGTCGGGAACCTCGTGCAGAACGCGTTCGATGCGACGCTGGGCGTGCACGGCGCGCGGGTGCGCCTGCTTGTCGCGGCGGACCCGGAAGGCGTGCAGGTGGAGGTGCAGGACAACGGCCCGGGCGTTCCGCCGACCGTGCAGGCGCACCTGGGGACGCGGGGGGTCAGCAGCAAGGGCGCCGGGCGGGGCGTGGGGCTCGCGCTCGTGCGGGACCGCGCGGCGGCGCTCGGGGGGACGCTCGCGTACGACCGGCGTGCAGGGATGACGGTGTTCACGCTGACGCTGCCATTCCGGGAGGACGCATGA